In Acidobacteriota bacterium, a single genomic region encodes these proteins:
- a CDS encoding vitamin B12-dependent ribonucleotide reductase (Catalyzes the rate-limiting step in dNTP synthesis), producing MRIERRFTTAERGPFEGIQFESRTSRITNTDGSTVFEARDILVPATWSQVAVDILAQKYFRKAGVPRLTRMLDEPGVPLWLRRSAADETALANLPEGERAGGERDARQVFRRLAGCWTYWAFKHRYFDTEDDARAFHDEIAHMLATQVCAPNSPQWFNTGLNWAYGIEGPPQGHFYVDPIMGDVRQSDSAYERPQPHACFIQSVGDDLVNEGGIMDLWTREARLFKYGSGTGTNFSALRGEGESLSGGGRSSGLMSFLKIGDRAAGSIKSGGTTRRAAKMVVLNADHPDIEEYINWKVIEEQKVASLVAGSRLCNKHLNAILRACHEGVEAGLNGQR from the coding sequence ATGAGGATCGAGCGGCGGTTCACGACAGCCGAGCGCGGCCCCTTCGAAGGGATTCAGTTCGAGAGCCGGACATCGCGGATCACCAACACGGATGGCTCCACCGTCTTCGAAGCGCGGGACATCCTGGTCCCCGCGACCTGGTCGCAAGTCGCCGTCGACATCCTGGCGCAGAAATATTTCCGCAAGGCGGGGGTCCCGCGCCTCACGCGCATGCTCGACGAGCCGGGCGTCCCCCTGTGGCTTCGAAGATCCGCCGCCGACGAGACAGCCCTCGCGAACCTCCCGGAGGGGGAGCGCGCCGGCGGCGAGCGCGACGCGCGCCAGGTCTTCCGGCGCCTCGCCGGATGCTGGACCTACTGGGCCTTCAAGCACCGGTACTTCGACACCGAGGACGACGCCCGCGCCTTCCACGACGAGATCGCCCACATGCTGGCGACGCAGGTCTGCGCGCCCAACTCGCCGCAGTGGTTCAACACGGGCCTCAACTGGGCGTACGGGATCGAGGGGCCGCCTCAGGGTCATTTCTACGTCGATCCGATCATGGGCGACGTCCGCCAGTCCGACAGCGCCTACGAGCGTCCGCAGCCCCACGCCTGCTTCATCCAGTCGGTCGGCGACGATCTCGTCAACGAGGGCGGGATCATGGACCTCTGGACCCGCGAGGCGCGCCTCTTCAAGTACGGCTCGGGTACCGGCACGAACTTCTCGGCCCTTCGCGGCGAGGGGGAGTCGCTCTCCGGCGGCGGGCGCTCGTCGGGGCTGATGTCGTTCCTCAAGATCGGCGATCGCGCCGCCGGGTCGATCAAGTCGGGAGGCACGACGCGCCGCGCGGCCAAGATGGTCGTGCTGAACGCCGATCACCCGGACATCGAGGAGTACATCAACTGGAAGGTGATCGAGGAGCAGAAGGTCGCCTCTCTCGTCGCCGGATCGCGCCTGTGCAACAAGCACCTCAACGCCATCCTCAGGGCCTGCCACGAGGGGGTCGAGGCGGGGCTGAACGGGCAGCGCT